A genomic window from Chloroflexota bacterium includes:
- a CDS encoding TldD/PmbA family protein: MLLGEQRIKALVDQVLRASQAEHTEVIVFVYDSQLTRFANNGIHQNVAERDVSVRVRAIVGNRQGVASTNDLSPAGIAGVAETALALARLQPEADDPPPLADATAPASLDAGFDEATAACSAARRAEAVRVMCALAKDAGLIASGLVGTETLETVVANDQGLFAYDRGSVAEMKATVMSDDSSGTAEEAAWRLGDLDPEAIGREAVERAVRGRNPRPLPAGTYPVVLECYAVADMLSHLGILGFNALAVQEGRSFLEGKIGQTVMHPSVSIWDDATDPTGLPRAYDWEGVRKRRLSLVEAGVARGVVYDLATARKDGVESTGHGLPAPNPRGPIPGHMFMAPGEATVEEMIAGMDRGLYVSTFHYTRAVHPKWTVVTGMTRDGTYWIEGGEIAYPVRNLRFTQSYVDALAHVEAVGRETRLIRSWQGGCRVPAIRVSEFTFTGTTEF, encoded by the coding sequence ATGTTGCTAGGGGAACAACGGATCAAAGCGTTGGTCGACCAGGTCCTGCGCGCCTCCCAGGCGGAACACACGGAGGTGATCGTCTTCGTTTACGACAGCCAGCTCACCCGCTTCGCGAACAACGGGATCCATCAAAACGTGGCCGAGCGTGATGTGAGCGTGCGGGTGCGCGCCATCGTCGGAAACCGGCAGGGGGTCGCCTCCACCAACGACCTCTCCCCCGCGGGGATCGCAGGCGTGGCGGAGACGGCGTTGGCCCTGGCCAGGCTACAACCTGAGGCCGATGATCCGCCTCCACTGGCCGACGCGACCGCGCCCGCATCCCTGGACGCGGGGTTCGACGAGGCCACGGCCGCCTGCTCTGCCGCCCGCCGGGCCGAGGCCGTGCGCGTGATGTGCGCGCTGGCGAAGGACGCGGGCCTCATCGCGTCCGGCCTGGTCGGCACGGAGACACTGGAGACCGTCGTGGCGAACGATCAGGGGCTGTTCGCTTATGATCGGGGCAGCGTGGCCGAGATGAAGGCCACCGTGATGAGCGACGACAGCTCCGGCACGGCGGAGGAGGCGGCATGGCGCCTGGGCGATCTGGACCCGGAGGCCATCGGGCGAGAGGCCGTGGAGCGCGCGGTGCGGGGACGAAACCCGCGCCCGCTGCCTGCGGGCACCTATCCGGTCGTGCTGGAGTGCTACGCCGTGGCGGACATGCTTTCCCATCTGGGCATACTGGGCTTCAACGCCCTGGCCGTGCAGGAGGGACGCAGCTTCTTGGAGGGAAAGATCGGCCAGACGGTGATGCATCCCAGCGTCTCCATCTGGGATGACGCCACGGATCCCACGGGGCTGCCCCGCGCATACGACTGGGAGGGCGTGCGCAAGCGACGCCTCTCGCTGGTGGAGGCGGGCGTGGCTCGTGGCGTGGTTTACGACCTGGCCACGGCCCGGAAGGATGGCGTGGAGTCCACCGGGCACGGGCTGCCGGCACCTAATCCCCGCGGGCCGATCCCCGGCCACATGTTCATGGCCCCGGGCGAGGCCACGGTCGAGGAGATGATCGCGGGCATGGACCGCGGCCTGTACGTATCCACATTCCACTACACCCGCGCGGTGCATCCCAAATGGACCGTGGTCACCGGCATGACGCGAGACGGCACCTACTGGATCGAGGGCGGCGAGATCGCCTATCCGGTGAGGAACCTGCGCTTCACTCAGTCCTATGTCGACGCCCTGGCACACGTGGAGGCCGTCGGCCGGGAGACGCGCCTGATACGCAGCTGGCAGGGGGGCTGCCGAGTGCCGGCCATCCGGGTGAGCGAGTTCACCTTCACGGGTACCACGGAATTCTGA